The Paenibacillus sp. FSL R7-0204 genome includes a region encoding these proteins:
- a CDS encoding cell wall hydrolase translates to MAVIKTNSEDVRVLARLMRAEAEEDGESGMLMVGNVGVNRILGNCLDFNNIRSVNDMVYQSPGGFEAPQKGYFYQRAREADIRLAKRAIAGERTWPASNALWFFRPVGDCPATWYNQQNTGRYKAHCFFTPTQGDCPAVY, encoded by the coding sequence GTGGCTGTCATCAAAACAAACTCGGAGGACGTAAGAGTGCTTGCACGGCTGATGCGGGCAGAGGCTGAAGAGGATGGAGAGTCAGGCATGCTGATGGTCGGCAATGTCGGCGTGAACCGGATTCTTGGCAATTGTCTGGATTTCAACAACATCCGCAGTGTGAACGACATGGTGTACCAGAGTCCCGGCGGCTTCGAAGCCCCGCAGAAGGGATACTTCTATCAACGGGCGCGGGAAGCCGATATCCGGCTGGCGAAACGTGCGATTGCCGGGGAGCGAACCTGGCCGGCCTCGAATGCGCTCTGGTTCTTCCGCCCTGTCGGCGACTGTCCGGCGACCTGGTACAATCAGCAGAATACCGGACGCTACAAGGCTCACTGCTTCTTCACTCCGACACAGGGAGATTGTCCGGCAGTATACTAG
- a CDS encoding L-lactate dehydrogenase, translating to MAPFKPNRVVVIGTGAVGTTTAYTLLLRKRMPELVLIDVNHQKALGEALDMNHGMPFVGGVKLWAGTYEDCREADIIIVTAGASQKPGETRIDLLRKNISIFKDIIQKITKYNHHAILLIATNPVDILAYATLKISGFDRRRVIGSGTVLDSARFRYLIGKHKEIDPRSIHGQIIGEHGDSELPVWSLANVAGIDLGFDEAERKEIFEDTKNAAYEIIDAKGSTSYAIALALDRIVSSILNNEGSVLNVSTLLNNYNGVSDVFLGAPCVVDRSGVREVLDLPLSEEEQSLFQQSADKLKSEIAKLEL from the coding sequence ATGGCCCCATTTAAGCCCAATCGTGTTGTAGTCATCGGTACCGGTGCAGTCGGAACCACTACAGCCTATACTCTGCTGCTGCGTAAGCGCATGCCCGAGCTTGTACTGATCGATGTGAACCACCAGAAGGCGCTTGGTGAAGCGCTGGATATGAACCATGGTATGCCTTTTGTAGGAGGCGTGAAGCTATGGGCCGGTACCTATGAGGATTGCCGTGAAGCCGACATTATTATCGTCACCGCCGGAGCCTCCCAGAAGCCTGGTGAAACCCGGATCGACCTGCTCCGCAAGAACATCTCGATCTTCAAAGATATCATCCAGAAAATCACGAAATACAACCATCACGCCATCCTGCTGATTGCGACTAATCCGGTCGATATCCTGGCGTACGCCACCCTGAAGATCAGCGGCTTCGACCGCAGACGGGTTATCGGCTCAGGAACGGTACTGGACAGCGCCCGCTTCCGTTACCTGATAGGAAAGCACAAGGAGATTGATCCGCGCAGCATTCATGGACAGATCATCGGGGAGCATGGCGATTCCGAGCTGCCGGTCTGGAGTCTCGCCAATGTCGCCGGGATTGATCTGGGCTTCGATGAAGCCGAACGCAAAGAAATCTTCGAGGATACGAAGAATGCCGCTTACGAGATTATTGATGCCAAGGGATCAACCTCCTACGCTATTGCGCTCGCACTGGACCGCATTGTATCATCCATCCTGAACAATGAAGGCTCCGTGCTGAACGTATCTACCTTGCTGAACAACTACAATGGCGTCTCCGATGTGTTCCTCGGCGCTCCGTGTGTTGTGGACCGCTCCGGTGTGCGTGAGGTACTGGATCTTCCGCTCAGCGAAGAAGAACAGAGCTTATTCCAGCAGTCCGCTGACAAGCTCAAGAGTGAAATTGCCAAGCTGGAGCTGTAA
- a CDS encoding APC family permease, translated as MDLFRKKPLAIPQNAGAEKLSKTLGALDLTMLGVGAIIGTGIFVMTGVAAAEHAGPGLVLSFIIAGIACVLSALCYSEFASTLPVSGSAYAYSYVAFGELLAWVLGWDLVLEYGVAAAAVSSGWSGYFQGLLEGFGIHLPTALSGAYNADKGTFINLPAVIIILLISYLLTRGVKETARFNAVMVAIKISVVLLFIITGIFYVKPENWTPFLPFGIHGVMNGAATVFFAYIGFDAISTAAEEVKRPQRDLPIGIISSLAICTVLYIAVSLVLTGIVPYQSLNVSDPVSFALRFVGQNMIAGLISIGAIAGMTTVLLVMLFGQTRLLFAISRDGLLPKSLSKVSAKTHTPVRSTWMVGSLIAVLTGFVPLDRLANLTSIGTLFAFLVVSLGVIMLRRTKTDLKRGFRVPWVPLVPLLSAAACGYLMYNLGKETWIGFIIWVAFGLVIYSLYGYKRSNLNTKK; from the coding sequence ATGGATTTATTCCGCAAAAAACCGCTGGCCATTCCCCAGAATGCCGGAGCGGAGAAGCTTAGCAAAACACTGGGCGCCTTGGATTTGACGATGCTTGGGGTAGGCGCCATTATCGGCACCGGGATCTTTGTAATGACGGGTGTGGCTGCTGCGGAGCATGCCGGCCCGGGACTGGTGCTGTCCTTCATCATCGCGGGGATTGCCTGTGTGCTGTCCGCCTTGTGCTACTCCGAATTTGCTTCGACCCTGCCGGTATCCGGCAGTGCTTATGCCTACAGCTATGTGGCCTTCGGCGAATTGCTGGCCTGGGTACTCGGCTGGGATCTTGTCCTGGAATACGGGGTTGCTGCCGCAGCGGTAAGCAGCGGATGGTCTGGTTATTTCCAGGGGCTGCTGGAGGGCTTCGGTATACATTTGCCGACAGCTTTGTCTGGAGCGTATAATGCGGATAAGGGAACGTTCATCAATCTGCCTGCCGTCATTATTATCCTGCTGATCTCTTATCTGCTTACACGGGGGGTCAAGGAGACCGCCCGCTTCAACGCAGTTATGGTCGCAATCAAGATCTCCGTAGTGCTGCTGTTCATCATCACCGGTATTTTCTATGTGAAGCCGGAGAACTGGACACCCTTTCTGCCGTTCGGGATTCATGGCGTGATGAACGGTGCGGCTACTGTGTTTTTTGCCTATATCGGCTTTGATGCCATTTCAACCGCCGCAGAAGAAGTGAAGCGCCCGCAGCGTGATCTTCCGATCGGGATTATTTCATCCCTAGCTATCTGCACAGTCTTATATATCGCCGTCTCCCTAGTTCTGACCGGCATTGTGCCTTATCAGAGCCTGAATGTCAGCGACCCGGTATCTTTTGCCCTGCGGTTCGTGGGCCAGAATATGATTGCTGGACTGATCTCCATCGGGGCGATTGCCGGAATGACGACAGTTCTGCTGGTTATGCTGTTCGGCCAGACCCGGCTACTGTTCGCTATCTCGCGTGACGGGCTGCTGCCGAAGAGCTTGTCCAAGGTTAGCGCCAAGACGCATACCCCGGTGCGCAGCACCTGGATGGTGGGCAGCCTGATCGCTGTGCTTACCGGCTTCGTACCTTTGGACAGGCTGGCGAATCTGACGAGTATCGGTACCTTATTTGCCTTCCTGGTTGTATCACTCGGGGTCATTATGCTCCGCCGGACGAAGACAGATCTCAAGAGAGGCTTCCGGGTTCCTTGGGTTCCGCTGGTTCCGCTCCTTAGTGCGGCAGCCTGCGGCTACTTAATGTATAATCTCGGCAAAGAGACCTGGATCGGCTTCATAATCTGGGTTGCGTTCGGACTGGTGATCTACTCGTTGTATGGCTACAAACGCAGTAATCTGAATACGAAGAAATAA
- the gerQ gene encoding spore coat protein GerQ, giving the protein MENMNNMNNMGHIGNMGKMGNMGNMGNMVAMPPQVSSGSPMMPGGTVVSTAAPVFEQSYVENIFRLNLGKVGTFYFTYENNKDWNAKVYTGVLEAAGRDHLIISDRATGQRVVLLMVNFDYATFEEPLVYQYPGVVGNPLGVRNC; this is encoded by the coding sequence ATGGAGAACATGAATAACATGAACAACATGGGGCACATCGGAAATATGGGGAAAATGGGAAACATGGGAAACATGGGGAACATGGTCGCTATGCCGCCTCAGGTCAGCAGCGGCAGTCCCATGATGCCTGGCGGCACGGTGGTCTCCACAGCCGCCCCTGTGTTTGAACAGTCCTACGTGGAGAACATTTTCCGCCTGAACCTGGGCAAGGTGGGCACCTTCTATTTCACATATGAGAACAACAAGGACTGGAATGCCAAGGTCTATACCGGGGTGCTGGAAGCTGCGGGCCGTGATCACCTGATTATCAGCGACCGGGCTACCGGACAGCGGGTGGTGCTGTTGATGGTTAACTTTGATTACGCCACTTTCGAAGAGCCGCTTGTCTATCAATATCCGGGCGTTGTCGGGAATCCGCTTGGAGTGCGCAACTGCTAA
- a CDS encoding tyrosine-type recombinase/integrase — protein MNELELTYEEELEAFLIWMKDAGYTAHTQKSYLADVREFLDSLNGRELGTVKKLHVVSYLTSVRERGVSDATRNRKHASVNCLFKALSELELLSINPAAGIKKSKTDKNREPVYLEEQELERFLAAVDGKYRSRNLAVFLLMSYMGLRVGEVHTLNLSDYNVDRRSLRVFGKGRKWRGIPVPEDVAPYLDQAIADRLVPWRSTEEAMFISQKGRRLSVRGIQGIAADTFSRFQSELPSSQQRAYSSHKLRHSFATMLLRKGADLRTVQELLGHSSIQTTTVYTHITSREKEEAMSRLQISSADKLSGSL, from the coding sequence ATGAATGAGCTGGAACTAACATACGAAGAAGAGCTGGAGGCCTTCCTGATCTGGATGAAGGATGCCGGTTATACAGCACACACCCAGAAATCCTACCTTGCCGATGTGCGGGAATTCCTGGACAGTCTGAACGGCAGGGAGCTCGGAACGGTGAAGAAGCTGCATGTGGTGTCCTACCTGACCTCGGTCCGTGAGCGGGGCGTCAGCGATGCCACCCGTAACCGTAAGCATGCTTCGGTCAACTGTCTGTTCAAGGCACTGTCCGAGCTGGAGCTGTTATCTATTAACCCGGCGGCAGGAATCAAGAAATCCAAAACCGACAAAAACCGTGAGCCGGTCTATCTGGAGGAGCAAGAGCTGGAGCGCTTCCTCGCGGCGGTGGACGGCAAGTACAGAAGCCGCAATCTGGCGGTCTTCCTGCTTATGTCCTATATGGGGCTGCGGGTAGGAGAAGTACATACGCTGAATCTGAGTGATTATAATGTAGATAGACGTTCCCTGCGGGTCTTTGGCAAAGGGCGCAAATGGCGGGGGATTCCGGTTCCGGAGGATGTGGCCCCGTATCTCGATCAAGCGATTGCGGACCGGCTGGTTCCTTGGCGCAGCACAGAAGAGGCGATGTTCATCTCGCAGAAGGGCCGCAGACTGTCGGTCCGGGGGATTCAGGGCATTGCTGCGGATACCTTCAGCCGCTTCCAGAGTGAGCTGCCCTCTTCCCAGCAACGAGCCTATTCGAGTCATAAGCTGCGTCATTCATTCGCCACTATGCTGCTGCGTAAAGGGGCAGATCTGCGGACCGTGCAGGAGCTGCTGGGTCACTCGTCCATTCAGACGACTACAGTATATACGCATATTACGAGCCGGGAGAAGGAAGAGGCGATGTCCCGACTGCAAATCAGCAGCGCTGATAAGCTGAGCGGCAGCCTGTAA
- a CDS encoding hemolysin family protein, which translates to MSDPLPGILHVGLIILLVLLNGFFVSVEYAMVKVRIGRIESLIEEGSKRALAARNIVHNLDGFLSACQLGVTLASLALGWLGEPAVATIVGPLVRGLGFDETTVFVISLIIAFMFITVLHIVLGELAPKTIAVNKAEAVLLLTAGPMNVFYRIMFPFIWVVNGLARGLLRIFRLTPASELATAHTEEEIRILMQESNKSGLIDNTEMTLVDNIFGFADTMAREIMIPRTEMICLNTHLETEENLEIAFDGMRTRYPVCDGDKDHILGFIHIKDMIREKAPGYNELIRPILTVPESIQISSLLKVMQRAKTQIAILIDEYGGTSGMVTLEDIMEEIVGEIQDEFDEERPGIEQLGEDEFSVDGLMLIEEINDKLGIHMETDDYDTIGGWLYSKLEVNPPQKGQSIEFDNHLFVVEETDNKRISRIKLLKLQLLTEEAGA; encoded by the coding sequence TTGAGCGACCCTTTACCTGGTATATTACATGTAGGACTTATTATTTTGCTTGTGCTGCTTAACGGTTTTTTCGTTTCGGTGGAGTATGCAATGGTGAAGGTGCGCATCGGGCGCATCGAATCGCTGATTGAGGAAGGCAGCAAGAGAGCGCTGGCCGCAAGGAATATCGTTCATAATCTGGATGGATTTCTGTCGGCTTGCCAGCTTGGGGTAACCCTTGCTTCACTTGCACTGGGCTGGCTCGGAGAACCGGCCGTGGCTACGATTGTGGGGCCGCTGGTCAGAGGTCTGGGTTTTGATGAAACCACTGTATTTGTCATCTCTCTGATTATTGCCTTCATGTTCATCACGGTTCTCCATATCGTACTCGGCGAGCTTGCACCGAAGACCATTGCTGTGAACAAGGCTGAGGCAGTGCTTTTGTTAACTGCGGGACCGATGAACGTTTTCTACCGGATCATGTTTCCATTTATCTGGGTGGTTAACGGGCTGGCCCGGGGACTGCTGCGGATCTTCCGTCTGACGCCGGCTTCTGAGCTGGCTACTGCGCATACGGAGGAAGAAATCCGCATTCTGATGCAGGAGAGTAACAAAAGCGGCTTGATCGACAACACAGAAATGACGCTGGTGGATAATATTTTTGGATTTGCCGACACGATGGCCCGGGAGATTATGATTCCGCGTACCGAGATGATCTGTCTGAACACACATCTGGAGACGGAGGAGAATCTGGAGATTGCCTTCGATGGCATGAGAACCCGTTATCCGGTCTGTGACGGAGACAAGGACCATATTCTCGGCTTCATTCATATTAAGGATATGATCCGGGAGAAGGCGCCGGGCTATAATGAACTGATCCGTCCGATATTGACGGTACCGGAATCGATTCAGATCAGCAGCCTCCTGAAAGTCATGCAGCGTGCCAAGACCCAGATCGCCATTCTTATTGATGAGTACGGCGGCACCTCGGGGATGGTTACACTGGAGGATATTATGGAAGAGATTGTCGGGGAGATTCAGGATGAGTTCGACGAGGAGCGGCCCGGCATTGAGCAGCTGGGAGAGGATGAGTTCTCCGTTGACGGACTGATGCTGATTGAAGAGATTAATGACAAGCTCGGAATCCATATGGAGACTGATGATTATGATACGATCGGCGGCTGGCTGTATTCCAAGCTGGAGGTCAATCCGCCGCAAAAGGGCCAGTCCATTGAGTTCGACAATCATTTATTCGTGGTCGAAGAAACCGATAATAAGCGGATTTCCCGGATTAAGCTGCTGAAGCTGCAGTTATTGACGGAAGAAGCCGGAGCATAA
- a CDS encoding LysR family transcriptional regulator gives MESKHLFTFLVVVETGSFTRAAQKLDYAQSSITAQIQALEAELGQPLFDRISKKIMLTDAGRRLLPYAQEISKMHTMAENALRSESEITGSLRIGAPESLAAFRLPGIIKDFRSRYPQVQITLKPGACWELTEFIRSGELDLAFLLQPETEYKDMYCETLIHEAMALVAPLDHPLLELAEVEPHQLKNVTILHTEAGCTYRTLFERHLNSHGVFPDPNLEFWSIEAIKQCVMAGLGLSFLPQITVKRELAEGKLGRLNWNDQSQRVATQIAYHNKKWKSPALSEFLRMVEKHAAGWREAAAEE, from the coding sequence ATGGAATCGAAGCATCTGTTCACTTTTCTCGTTGTGGTGGAGACCGGCAGCTTCACCCGCGCTGCGCAGAAGCTGGATTATGCCCAGTCCAGCATTACCGCTCAGATTCAGGCGCTGGAAGCAGAGCTGGGGCAGCCCCTGTTCGACCGGATCAGCAAAAAGATTATGCTTACCGATGCAGGCCGCCGCCTGCTGCCGTATGCACAGGAAATCTCCAAAATGCACACGATGGCTGAGAATGCCCTCCGGTCCGAGAGCGAAATAACCGGTTCGCTGCGGATTGGCGCACCGGAATCCCTTGCGGCCTTCCGGCTTCCCGGTATTATTAAGGATTTCCGCAGCCGTTATCCTCAGGTGCAGATAACCTTGAAGCCGGGAGCCTGCTGGGAGTTGACCGAATTCATCCGCTCAGGCGAACTGGATCTGGCCTTTCTGCTGCAGCCGGAAACAGAGTATAAGGATATGTACTGTGAGACGCTGATCCATGAAGCCATGGCTCTGGTGGCTCCCCTGGATCATCCGCTGCTGGAGCTTGCTGAAGTGGAGCCGCATCAGTTGAAGAACGTAACTATTCTGCATACCGAAGCGGGCTGCACCTATCGCACCTTGTTTGAACGTCATCTGAACAGCCACGGCGTCTTTCCTGATCCGAATCTGGAGTTCTGGAGCATTGAAGCGATCAAGCAGTGCGTGATGGCCGGACTTGGCCTCTCTTTTCTGCCGCAGATTACGGTGAAGCGCGAGCTGGCGGAAGGCAAGCTGGGCCGGCTGAACTGGAATGACCAATCGCAGCGGGTAGCCACCCAGATCGCTTACCATAACAAGAAATGGAAGTCTCCTGCGCTCAGCGAGTTCCTCAGAATGGTAGAGAAGCATGCTGCCGGATGGAGAGAAGCTGCTGCGGAGGAATGA
- a CDS encoding DsbA family protein has product MSKTKKNNVMAPQMSKQEKRRAEQEQQKQKTRILIVSTVAIVVIIFVGLFMLASKDSSPAGTDSKPVAFNYSEMMRLGKEDAPVKIVEFGDFKCPACAQFTGVIKPQIVQGYVDQNKAAFYFVNLAFLGTDSRTASLAALSVYHQNQEAFWKYFDAIYANQGNEDKEWATPDFMVSLAKQLELPVDYDLMRKDIDDRTYEKELDRDIKLGTDTGVTNTPSLFVNGIKVKEPFNMEAIDAQIQAAAAGTGAAQ; this is encoded by the coding sequence TTGAGCAAAACAAAAAAGAACAATGTCATGGCTCCCCAGATGAGCAAGCAGGAGAAGCGCAGGGCAGAGCAGGAACAGCAGAAGCAGAAAACGAGAATTCTGATCGTGAGTACGGTAGCTATTGTCGTTATTATTTTTGTAGGCTTATTCATGCTGGCTTCGAAGGACTCTTCGCCTGCCGGTACAGACAGTAAGCCGGTTGCCTTCAATTACAGCGAAATGATGCGGCTTGGCAAGGAGGATGCTCCGGTCAAAATTGTGGAATTCGGCGATTTCAAATGCCCGGCTTGCGCCCAGTTCACCGGTGTGATCAAACCGCAGATCGTTCAAGGTTATGTGGACCAAAATAAAGCAGCCTTCTATTTCGTGAATCTGGCCTTCCTCGGCACGGATTCCAGAACGGCCTCCCTGGCAGCGTTATCGGTGTATCATCAGAACCAGGAAGCGTTCTGGAAGTATTTCGATGCGATCTATGCCAATCAGGGAAATGAAGATAAGGAGTGGGCTACACCTGACTTCATGGTGAGTCTTGCCAAGCAGCTGGAGCTGCCGGTGGATTATGACCTGATGCGCAAGGATATTGATGACCGTACCTATGAGAAGGAGCTGGACCGGGATATTAAGCTGGGCACCGATACAGGCGTAACGAATACGCCATCCCTGTTCGTGAACGGCATCAAGGTGAAAGAGCCGTTCAATATGGAGGCGATTGACGCCCAGATTCAGGCAGCAGCAGCGGGAACAGGGGCCGCCCAATGA
- a CDS encoding WD40/YVTN/BNR-like repeat-containing protein translates to MLLMTLLVLSACSSAPPPEATRPPQPTEAPEEGQMITVITPDNKNVEPENAKKYQIQTRLTDFRLLNPSAGLAWGVTRNELRMYMTLNNGKTWANISPATNVQFLNNPVYGKEIFFTDPEHGWIIRSSFGSTETVVLRTTDGGHSWQISAFPDSNKLASIYFSSGLNGWLMTKWDASATKESKALYATKDGGATWSLMMQNEQYNPNLPTSSIPHAGVTTGMIFNDESRGFVMLQTGALPKIYMTRDGGATWVPGSEFLVNDSFAGCDRVVTGVPEFFGENAAGGWMPVGCQKDKEGSMSFNGYFTANGGGNWKFTTFGRPALSGVNRNVAPDFLNAMTGWSLEGNLLYKTVNQGVTWTALPASTVLQSKLLEYPEVVKLQFISSDVGWLLISKDEDRKSILLQTTNGGESWRVM, encoded by the coding sequence ATGCTTCTTATGACTCTGCTGGTTCTCTCGGCCTGCTCGTCCGCCCCTCCGCCGGAGGCTACCCGGCCTCCTCAGCCGACTGAAGCGCCGGAAGAAGGGCAGATGATTACGGTCATCACCCCGGATAACAAGAATGTGGAACCCGAAAATGCAAAGAAATACCAGATTCAGACGCGGCTGACCGACTTCCGGCTGCTCAACCCCTCGGCAGGACTGGCCTGGGGGGTAACGCGCAACGAGCTGCGAATGTACATGACGCTCAATAACGGCAAGACCTGGGCGAATATCTCACCAGCTACGAATGTACAGTTTCTGAACAATCCGGTCTACGGCAAAGAGATTTTCTTCACCGACCCCGAGCATGGCTGGATTATCCGCAGTTCGTTCGGCTCCACCGAGACCGTGGTGCTGCGTACCACAGACGGGGGACACAGCTGGCAGATCTCTGCGTTCCCCGATTCCAACAAGCTGGCCTCTATCTACTTCAGCTCTGGTCTGAACGGCTGGCTGATGACCAAGTGGGATGCTAGTGCCACCAAAGAGAGCAAAGCCTTGTATGCTACCAAGGATGGCGGAGCCACCTGGAGTCTGATGATGCAGAATGAGCAGTATAATCCGAATCTGCCGACTAGTTCGATTCCGCATGCCGGGGTCACGACCGGGATGATCTTTAATGACGAGAGCCGCGGGTTTGTTATGCTGCAGACTGGCGCTCTGCCTAAGATCTATATGACCAGGGATGGAGGGGCGACCTGGGTACCCGGTTCGGAATTCCTGGTCAATGATAGCTTTGCCGGCTGTGACCGGGTGGTTACGGGTGTCCCTGAGTTCTTCGGGGAGAATGCGGCCGGGGGCTGGATGCCGGTCGGCTGTCAGAAGGACAAAGAAGGCAGCATGAGCTTTAACGGTTATTTTACCGCCAATGGGGGGGGGAATTGGAAGTTCACCACATTCGGGCGGCCGGCGCTCTCCGGCGTGAACCGGAATGTGGCCCCCGACTTCCTGAATGCCATGACGGGCTGGTCGCTGGAAGGTAACCTGCTCTATAAGACGGTGAACCAGGGAGTGACCTGGACGGCCCTCCCGGCCAGCACGGTGCTGCAGTCCAAGCTCTTGGAATATCCGGAGGTAGTGAAGCTGCAATTCATTTCAAGCGATGTCGGCTGGCTGCTGATCTCGAAGGACGAGGACCGCAAGTCGATCCTGCTTCAGACTACTAACGGCGGCGAGAGCTGGCGTGTAATGTAA
- a CDS encoding DUF2500 domain-containing protein, which produces MGTGSDPSWLFDFTGTVLPVFLALVVGIIAVSAGRGLLQWSRNNKAPLQSIPARIVSKRTEVRQQQSQEDSLSSRTSTTYYLTYEAEDGVRREFKVEGQEYGMSAEGDQGILTYQGTRYHGFQRRTSYSTAE; this is translated from the coding sequence ATGGGAACGGGGAGTGATCCATCCTGGCTGTTCGATTTTACAGGAACGGTATTGCCGGTCTTTCTCGCTCTGGTCGTGGGGATCATCGCTGTGTCAGCTGGCCGGGGATTGCTACAGTGGAGCCGGAACAATAAAGCCCCCCTGCAGTCCATTCCTGCCCGTATCGTGAGCAAGCGGACCGAAGTACGCCAGCAGCAGTCCCAGGAGGATAGTCTCTCCAGCCGGACCAGCACCACCTACTATCTGACCTATGAAGCTGAGGATGGAGTGCGCAGGGAATTTAAGGTGGAGGGACAGGAATACGGGATGAGCGCTGAGGGGGACCAAGGCATACTGACCTATCAGGGCACGCGGTATCATGGCTTTCAGCGGCGTACCTCTTACTCCACGGCGGAGTAG
- a CDS encoding sensor histidine kinase, which translates to MEHPFNTYNDLLVLLSVAIAFLSCFTALDLTERLLRGQRSSRFILLISLVLGTGLWSMHFIGMRAMDMAVPVSYNLPLLAFSLVIPVAASYMLLVMLNNPHTRSRVYLALGGLLFSSGILIMHFSGILSMRLTATYEQGAFSITLAVLFALIVPVVTASYDPKWLEQAYNMFSFKKLLLVLTLTGAFTGIHYAAMAGASFPLGAPSSAAAHVLYLQDSILGMILCGSFLFIVSIVLALLYRDRQRVLQSAAFNEQRYTALFEHNPDMVICIDPARKKIISANPALRDITGYSSEELGNYKAILYSERDEAAVRDAITRASRGQSSKLELKVRSKGGEQLICSVTVFPLLHHTEQWVYIVAEDVTALMKYQYELLEARDAAESAVTMKSEFLATMSHEIRTPLNGIIGVNQLLAEEISNPEHLELLRLQSTSSHALLHVMSDILDISRLEADGLLLNKDTFGLKALLQGCMDLFTVSTQDKPLSLELVIEEGLPDKFTGDAARVRQILINLIGNAVKFTPSGTVTVKVESYGVRETAQALQFMVRDTGIGISPDKLQLLFQSFSQVDGSHTRKYPGTGLGLAICKKLVDLMQGEIWAEPAEGGGTQFFFRIKLQSQEHSPEIFFGKDTGEGEPADENEAV; encoded by the coding sequence TTGGAGCATCCTTTTAACACATACAATGATCTGCTTGTCCTCTTGTCGGTTGCGATAGCCTTTCTCTCCTGCTTCACGGCGCTCGATCTGACGGAACGTCTGCTTCGCGGCCAGCGGAGCTCCCGGTTCATCCTGCTCATCTCCCTGGTGCTTGGCACAGGCCTGTGGAGCATGCATTTCATCGGGATGCGCGCAATGGATATGGCCGTTCCGGTATCATATAATCTGCCATTACTGGCGTTCTCTTTAGTGATTCCCGTGGCAGCTTCTTATATGCTGTTAGTTATGCTGAATAACCCGCACACCCGCAGCAGGGTCTACCTGGCTCTGGGCGGTCTCTTGTTCAGCAGCGGCATCCTGATTATGCATTTCAGCGGTATTCTGTCGATGAGACTAACGGCAACGTATGAGCAAGGCGCCTTCTCTATTACACTGGCGGTATTGTTCGCTCTGATCGTCCCGGTGGTCACCGCATCCTATGATCCGAAGTGGCTGGAGCAGGCCTACAATATGTTTAGCTTCAAAAAGCTGCTGCTTGTCCTGACCCTGACCGGCGCGTTCACAGGCATCCATTACGCTGCCATGGCGGGCGCTTCATTCCCTCTGGGAGCACCATCCAGTGCAGCCGCACACGTGCTCTATTTGCAGGATTCGATACTGGGAATGATCCTCTGCGGCTCCTTCCTGTTCATTGTGTCGATCGTCCTTGCTCTGCTGTACAGGGACCGGCAGCGGGTGCTCCAGTCAGCGGCCTTCAATGAGCAGCGCTATACTGCGCTGTTCGAGCATAACCCTGATATGGTGATCTGCATTGATCCTGCTCGCAAGAAGATTATCAGTGCTAATCCTGCTCTGCGGGACATTACCGGATATAGTAGCGAAGAACTGGGGAATTATAAGGCGATACTGTACAGCGAACGGGATGAAGCGGCTGTACGGGATGCCATAACGCGTGCTTCACGGGGGCAGTCCTCCAAGCTGGAGCTGAAGGTCCGGAGCAAAGGCGGGGAGCAGCTGATCTGTAGTGTCACCGTCTTTCCTTTGCTGCATCATACGGAGCAGTGGGTCTATATCGTGGCCGAGGATGTGACTGCCCTGATGAAGTATCAGTATGAGCTGCTGGAGGCGAGGGATGCTGCGGAGAGTGCTGTGACGATGAAAAGCGAGTTCCTGGCCACGATGAGCCATGAGATCCGCACACCGCTGAACGGCATTATCGGCGTCAACCAGCTGCTGGCCGAGGAGATCAGCAATCCTGAGCATCTGGAGCTCCTGCGGCTTCAGAGTACAAGCAGCCACGCTCTGCTGCATGTGATGAGCGATATTCTCGATATCTCCAGGCTAGAGGCGGATGGCCTCTTGCTGAACAAAGATACTTTCGGGCTGAAGGCTTTGCTCCAAGGTTGTATGGATCTGTTCACGGTGAGCACACAAGACAAGCCGTTATCTCTGGAGCTTGTAATCGAAGAGGGGCTTCCCGACAAGTTCACCGGGGATGCTGCGCGTGTCCGCCAGATTCTGATCAATCTGATCGGCAATGCGGTGAAATTCACGCCATCCGGTACGGTAACGGTGAAGGTGGAGTCCTATGGCGTCAGGGAGACCGCTCAGGCGCTGCAATTCATGGTGCGCGACACCGGCATTGGTATCTCCCCGGATAAGCTTCAGCTGCTCTTCCAGTCCTTCTCCCAGGTGGACGGGTCGCATACCCGCAAATACCCCGGCACGGGTCTGGGTCTTGCGATCTGCAAGAAGCTGGTAGACCTGATGCAAGGGGAGATCTGGGCAGAACCGGCAGAGGGTGGCGGCACACAATTCTTCTTCAGGATTAAGCTGCAGTCGCAGGAGCATTCCCCGGAGATATTCTTCGGCAAGGATACCGGGGAAGGGGAGCCAGCAGACGAGAACGAAGCCGTATAA